The Culex quinquefasciatus strain JHB chromosome 2, VPISU_Cqui_1.0_pri_paternal, whole genome shotgun sequence genome contains the following window.
ttttcaggtttttaggttatgttgcagttaaaaaatagatgattgtttatttttaatttattttattttttcatgtaatttgcacaTTTCCCCacagtaaaaaatcaattatttcatTATACTTGTTGTGTCGCGGATCTTCACGTACATCTTGGTGTCGTCTTCCGGTTGGTCTTCCAGATCTCCTCGTCGCTCGGCATCTTGGCCGGATTtttttggcgttgtcttccgGGTCCGGATTTTGTCAGCCATCTTTTCGAGCCGACGCCAGCGTGCGGGGAAGCATCTTGATCAAGAAGGACTATTGCTCCTCGACTAGCCGCAGATACGGCGGGGTGCGGCGCCACCGTTTATGTCCCATGGATTGATGGCCACCGGAGTACGGGACAACGTCGGTTTACGAACTTCTGGAGCAGGTGTTTTGCGGTCGTTACAGCTTCCGTTCAACAAGCTGCGTGGAACAACACGGAGACGCTGGGTTGTTAGCAGGATCAGATTGGAATATGTTTGGTTACCTGAAAAAGATAACGTCATTCGGCTGAA
Protein-coding sequences here:
- the LOC119766410 gene encoding uncharacterized protein LOC119766410, giving the protein MLGFGRILTDIQNSVFVAVEEEDETHESGGPGLRGGRQDREEPSLWRIWFIPKEEEDESPNVKSSTQGNQTYSNLILLTTQRLRVVPRSLLNGSCNDRKTPAPEVRKPTLSRTPVAINPWDINGGAAPRRICG